The sequence AACGGCGGCGAGGTCGGCCCGTCCGAGCTGGTGCAGGCCGGCGCGGTCCGCAAGGGCCAGCCGGTCAAGGTGCTGGGCTCGGGTGAGCTGGGCGGCGTGGCGCTGACGGTGTCGGCGCACGCGTTCAGCGAGTCGGCCAAGGAGAAGATCGCAGCCGCTGGTGGTTCCACCACCGAGCTGTGAGGCTTGCGGGGGTGCTCGTCCGGACGCATGTTCGGCGAGCATCCCCTTGTGGCGTCTGACCAGCACTTCTGTGATTGGTTGTGACGCATTGCCGTACTGACGGCTACCGTGGCTGACCACGGCGGCCCAAGACTGTTAGAGTCCGTTCCCAGCTAGGGATATCGGTCATCCGGACCGATGCCTTCCCCCCATCCGCCAGTCCAGGCGGTTACCTCGCGCAGGAGGAAGAAGTTGCTCTCCGCCTTTTCGAGTGCGTTGCGGACGCCTGACCTGCGCAAGAAGTTGTTGTTCACGGTGGCGATCATCGCGCTCTACCGGCTCGGCGCCACGCTGCCCAGCCCGGGCGTCTCGTACACCAACGTGCAGGCCTGCCTCAAGCTCACCGAGCAGTCGGGCAACCAGGTTCTGAATCTGCTGAACCTGTTCTCCGGCGGCGCTCTGCTGCAGCTGTCGATCTTCGCGCTCGGCATCATGCCGTACATCACGGCGTCGATCATCCTGCAGCTGCTCACCGTGGTGATCCCGCGGCTGGAGCAGCTCCGCAAGGAGGGTCAGTCCGGCCAGGCGAAGATCACCCAGTACACCCGGTACCTGACCCTCGGCCTCGCCGTCCTGCAGTCCTCGGCGTTCGTCGCCCTGGCGCGCACCGGCCAGCTCTTCGGCGGGCTCTGCGACCAGGACAACCCGTCGTACCAGATCATCCCCGAGGGCACCGGCGTCCCGATGTGGCTGACCCTCACCGTCCTGGTGATGACGATGACCGCCGGCACCGGCGTGGTCATGTGGCTCGGCGAGCTGGTCACCGACCGCGGCGTCGGCAACGGCATGTCCGTTCTGATCTTCACCTCGATCGCGGCGCGTCTTCCCGGCGAGGGCTGGACGATCAAGCAGACCGCCGGCACCGCCAAGTTCCTCCTGGTGATCGCGCTGGTGCTGGTGATCATCGGCCTGGTGGTCTTCATCGAGCAGGCCCAGCGGCGCATCCCGGTGCAGTACGCGAAGCGCATGATCGGCCGGCGGATGTACGGCGGCACCTCCACCTACATCCCGCTGAAGGTGAACCAGGCGGGTGTCGTCCCGGTCATCTTCGCCTCGTCGCTGCTCTACCTGCCGCAGCTGTACCTGCAGTTCTTCGACAAGAACAACCTGAAGGGCTACCAGATCTGGATCCAGAACTGGCTCGCCGACCCGACCAGCTGGCTCTACATCAGCGTGTACTTCCTGCTGATCATCTTCTTCACGTACTTCTACGTCTCCATCACGTTCAACCCGACTGAGGTCGCGGAGAACATGAAGAAGTACGGTGGTTTCGTTCCGGGTATCCGCCCGGGCAAGCCCACCGCCGACTACCTGGACTTCATCCTCAGCCGGATCACCCTGCCGGGCGCGTTGTACCTGGGTCTGATCTCGGTCCTGCCGAACTTCTTCTTCATCTGGCTGGACCAGCAGCAGTACCAGAACTTCCCGTTCGGCGGCACCGCCGTGCTGATCATGGTGGGTGTGGGTCTGGAGACGGTGAAGCAGATCGAGAGCCAGCTCATGCAGCGGAACTACGAAGGGTTCCTCCGGTAGTGGGGACGCGGGGCCGGGGGGCTCTGGCGTCGGCGGTAGGCGTGGCTTCTCCTGACCGAAGCGAGGCGATGTAGGTGCGGCTGGTACTGGTGGGCCCTCCGGGGGCCGGCAAGGGGACCCAGGCTGAGTTCATCGCCGCCCATCTCGCCGTACCGAAGATCTCGACCGGAGACATCTTCCGTGCCAACGTGTCGCAGGGGACCCCGCTCGGGGTCGAGGCGAAGCGGTACATGGACGCCGGTCAGCTGGTGCCGGACGAGGTGACGATCAACATGGTCCGGGACCGGCTCGCCGAGCCGGACGCCGGAGACGGTTTCCTGCTGGACGGGTTCCCGCGTACGGTGCCGCAGGCCTCCGCGCTGGACAAGCTGCTGGCCGACCTCGGCACCGCGCTGGACCTGGTGATGGAGCTCGTGGTCGACGACGACGAGGTGATCCGGCGGCTCTCCGGCCGCCGGACCTGCCGTGGCTGCGGCAAGATCTGGCACGTCGAGTTCGACCCGACGAGCAAGGAGAACCTCTGCGACCGGTGCGGGTCGGAGTTGTTCCAGCGGGACGACGACAAGGCCGAGACCATCGCCAACCGCCTGGTGGAGTACGCGGACAAGACCGCGCCGCTGGTCGACTACTACGGCGCCCAGGGCAAGCTGGTCGGCATCGACGCGACCGGACCGGTCGAGGACGTCACGGTGCGCGCGATCGACGCCCTGCGGTCGTACGGGGGCTGAGATGGGTCGTCAGGAGCTGGACATCCAGCTGAAGACGCCGGAGCAGATCGAGAAGATGCGTGCGGCCGG is a genomic window of Actinoplanes teichomyceticus ATCC 31121 containing:
- a CDS encoding adenylate kinase, whose translation is MRLVLVGPPGAGKGTQAEFIAAHLAVPKISTGDIFRANVSQGTPLGVEAKRYMDAGQLVPDEVTINMVRDRLAEPDAGDGFLLDGFPRTVPQASALDKLLADLGTALDLVMELVVDDDEVIRRLSGRRTCRGCGKIWHVEFDPTSKENLCDRCGSELFQRDDDKAETIANRLVEYADKTAPLVDYYGAQGKLVGIDATGPVEDVTVRAIDALRSYGG
- the secY gene encoding preprotein translocase subunit SecY codes for the protein MLSAFSSALRTPDLRKKLLFTVAIIALYRLGATLPSPGVSYTNVQACLKLTEQSGNQVLNLLNLFSGGALLQLSIFALGIMPYITASIILQLLTVVIPRLEQLRKEGQSGQAKITQYTRYLTLGLAVLQSSAFVALARTGQLFGGLCDQDNPSYQIIPEGTGVPMWLTLTVLVMTMTAGTGVVMWLGELVTDRGVGNGMSVLIFTSIAARLPGEGWTIKQTAGTAKFLLVIALVLVIIGLVVFIEQAQRRIPVQYAKRMIGRRMYGGTSTYIPLKVNQAGVVPVIFASSLLYLPQLYLQFFDKNNLKGYQIWIQNWLADPTSWLYISVYFLLIIFFTYFYVSITFNPTEVAENMKKYGGFVPGIRPGKPTADYLDFILSRITLPGALYLGLISVLPNFFFIWLDQQQYQNFPFGGTAVLIMVGVGLETVKQIESQLMQRNYEGFLR